The following coding sequences lie in one Trichoderma breve strain T069 chromosome 1, whole genome shotgun sequence genomic window:
- a CDS encoding mitochondrial carrier protein domain-containing protein yields MAHLYPKAEALKGAFFSPASTNHNSQNTATPLQARPELYGAWSVVDNAKDKAVKLSNEATKEFEKASSAAQAKAGKIELYSGKYYAACTFGGLMACGLTHTAVTPLDFVKTRRQVDSSLYKSNFEAWGKIYRAQGLRGIFTGWSPTFFGYSAQGAFKYGWYEYFKKTYSDLAGPEAAHKYKTGLYLAASASAEFLADIALCPMEAIKVRMQGGSPNPYTGALDGFSKITAKEGYAGLYKGLYPLWGRQIPYTMMKFASFETIVEMIYARLPGQKDDYGKAAQTGVSFTAGYLAGILCAIVSHPADVMVSKLNSVREPGEGFGSAVGRIYKDIGFRGLWNGLPMRIVMIGTLTGLQWMIYDYFKIFMGLPTTGGAAPPPEEKK; encoded by the exons ATGGCACACCTCTATCCCAAAGCGGAAGCCTTGAAGGGCGCCTTCTTCAGCCCAGCATCTACAAATCACAACTCGCAGAATACGGCGACTCCTCTCCAGGCTCGCCCTGAACTCTACGGAGCTTGGTCCGTGGTGGACAACGCCAAAGATAAGGCCGTGAAACTGAGCAATGAAGCTACCAAGGAATTTGAAAAGGCCAGTTCCGCAGCGCAAGCCAAGGCTGGAAAGATTGAGCTGTACTCTGGAAAGTATTACGCGGCGTGTACTTTTGGAGGATTGATGGCATGT GGTCTTACCCACACTGCCGTCACACCTCTTGATTTCGTCAAAACTCGCCGTCAGGTCGACTCATCCCTCTACAAGAGCAACTTTGAAGCATGGGGAAAGATTTACCGTGCTCAAGGCCTCCGTGGCATCTTCACTGGCTGGAGCCCAACCTTCTTTGGCTACTCGGCCCAAGGTGCCTTCAAGTATGGATGGTATGAGTACTTCAAGAAAACATATTCCGACCTTGCTGGTCCGGAAGCTGCCCACAAGTACAAGACTGGTCTGTATCTAGCCGCCTCGGCATCAGCTGAATTCCTTGCCGACATTGCCCTCTGCCCCATGGAAGCTATCAAGGTTCGAATGCAGGGAGGCTCGCCAAACCCCTATACCGGAGCTCTTGATGGATTCAGTAAAATCACTGCAAAGGAAGGTTACGCTGGTCTCTACAAAGGTCTTTATCCCCTCTGGGGCCGCCAAATCCCTTATACCATGATGAAGTTTGCCTCATTTGAAACTATCGTTGAGATGATCTACGCTCGCCTGCCTGGACAAAAGGATGATTACGGCAAGGCTGCGCAGACCGGTGTCTCCTTCACTGCTGGTTACCTTGCTGGTATTCTTTGTGCTATCGTCTCTCACCCGGCAGATGTCATGGTCAGCAAGCTTAACTCGGTACGCGAGCCCGGAGAGGGTTTCGGTTCCGCCGTGGGACGTATCTACAAGGATATTGGCTTCAGAGGTCTGTGGAACGGCTTGCCTATGCGAATTGTCATGATTGGCACCTTGACTGGTCTCCAATGGATGATTTAC GACTACTTCAAGATCTTCATGGGCTTGCCCACCACTGGCGGTGCCGCCCCGCCCcccgaggagaagaaatag